A segment of the Streptomyces sp. P9-A2 genome:
GGGAGGTGTCCTTCCCCGAGGACACCCGGATCTTCGAGGCGGGAACCACCGCCGACCGCTTCTGGGTCATCCGCTCGGGGGCGGTGTCGCTCGATCAGCGGGTGAACGAGCTCCAGCGGGTCACGGTCGCCACGCTCGGCGCGGGCGACCTGCTGGGCTGGTCCTGGCTCTTCCCGCCCCACGAGTGGGACTTCGGCGCCGAAGCCTTCAGCCAGGTCCGCGCCTACGAGTTCGACGCGGCGGCCGTCCTGCGCCTGTGCGAGGAGAATCCGGCGCTCGGGCTGACGCTGGTGCGCTGCGTCGCCGAGATCCTCGCGCACCGGCTGGAGGCGACGCGGGTCCGGCTGATGGAACAGCCGGCGACGCGTACCCGCGGAGTCTTCTGAGGCCGGTTCCTCCGGCGGAGCCCGCCGAAGCCGGGCGCGCTCGCCTCACACCCGGTAACGGCGCAGCGCCGGCATCGCGGCGGCCGGAACGGGCATCACCGCGACGACCGGCAGCCCGCCGCCTCAGCTTCCGGCGACGAGCGTGCAGCCGAGGACGATCATGGTGACGGCGACCAGGCCGTCCAGGACCCGCCAGGCGGTGGGCCGGGCGAGGAAGCGGCTCAGCAGCCGGGCCCCGAAGCCGAGGACGGCGAACCAACAGAGGCTGGCCAGCACCGCGCCGAGTCCGAACGTCCAGCGCAGCGGTCCGTGGTCGGCGGCCACGGAGCCCAGCAGGAACACGGTGTCGAGGTAGACGTGCGGGTTGAGCCAGGTCATCGCCAGGCAGGTGAGTACGGCCCGACGTCGCGAGGTCACCGCCTCACCCTCCGTCTCGAGCCCGGCCCCGGCCGGCCGGACCGCCCGCCGCGCGGCCAGGACACCGTAGCCGAGCAGGAACACCCCACCGATCCAGCCGACCGCGGTCAACGCGCCGGGCCAGGCCACCACCAGGGCGCCCACCCCGCCGACTCCCAGGGTGATGAGCAGCGCGTCGGACACCGCGCAGATGCCCACAACGGCGAACACCGCCTCCCGGCGGACGCCCTGGCGCAGGACGAAGGCGTTCTGGGCCCCGATGGCGACGATCAGGGAGAGGCCGGTGCCGAATCCGGCGGCGGCGGTGGTCAGGGCGGCGGTCATGCACAGGACGCTAGTGGTCGCGTCCCACTGCAGTACAGCTAATGATTCTTACGTACCATTAGCCGATGTGATGGAAGACCTTCCGCTGGACCAGGTGCGGACCCTGCTCGCCGTGGTGGACGAGGGCACCTTCGACGCGGCGGCCGCGGCCCTGCATGTGACGCCCTCCGCGGTGAGCCAGCGGGTGAAGGCGCTGGAGCAGCGCACCGGGCGGGTTCTGCTGCTGCGGACCCGCCCGGTCCGGCCGACCGAGTCGGGCGAGGTGCTGGTGCGGCTGGCCCGCCAGGTGGCGCGACTGGAGCGGGACGCGTACACGGAGCTCGGGCTGAGCCCGGCCGGGGAGGCGACCCGGGTGTCGGTGGCGGTGAACGCGGACTCGCTGGCGACCTGGTTCCTCGGAGCCCTCACCCGCGTCCCGGCCGAGCTGCGCCTCTGCTTCGAACTGCGCCGCGAGGACGAGTCCCACACCGCCGCGCTGCTGCGGGAGGGGGTGGTGATGGCCGCGGTGACCTCCTCGCCGGACGCGGTGCCGGGCTGCTCCGTACGACTGCTGGGACGGATGCGCTATCTCCCCGCGGCCGGCCCGGAGTTCGCCGCGCGGTACCTCACCGGGCCGTTGGAGGAGACGCTGCCGAGGGCGCCCGTGGTGACCTTCGACCGGCGGGACGACTTCCAGGACGCCTTCGTCCGCCGGCTCACCCGCGGCCGCACCGGGGCGAGCACGGGCCGGCACCTCATTCCGACCTCGGAGGGGTTCGCCGAGGCGGTCGCCTCGGGCCTGGGCTGGGGCATGGTCCCCGAGGCACAGGCCGGCCCCCTGCTACGGGCCGGCCGGCTCACCGTCTTCGCCCCGGACCTCGCGGCCGACGCGCCCCTGTACTGGCAGCAGTGGAAGCTGGACTCCCCCGCCCTGGCGGTGGTGGCCGAGGCGGTGGCGGCAACTGCGGCGACCGCGCTGCGGAGTTGAGGGCCGGCACCGTGCCCTCGTCGTGCCCGCCGGTCGTGCCCGTCGTCGGCCGGCCCAGTGGTGTCCGCGGTGACGCGCCCCGCCGAGGCCGCTGTTTCATCCTGTGGTGACAGGTGACCCGTAACGGAGTACGGCACCCCAAGGGTGCGCATCCACTGCGGATCAGGTGATTTTCCATGGACGACTGGCGGACCCGCGCGGCCTGCCGGGACGAGGATCCCGACCTCTTCTTCCCGATCGGGACCTCCGGCCCTGCCCTTCTTCAGACGGAGCAGGCGAAGGGGGTGTGCCGACGCTGCCCTGTCCAGCAGCATTGCCTCGACTGGGCGTTGGACACGGGGCAGCCCCTCGGGGTGTGGGGCGGCACGAGCGAGACGGAGCGACGCGCGCTGAAGCGCCGCTTGAAGGCACGGCGCGCCTGAGGCGGGCCCATGTTCCGGCCCGCCTGTCCACCGTTCCGCCCGCCGGGCCGGGCACGGCGGGCGGCGTTAGGCTCACCGGAAGAGCGCGGGAAGGAACCGATCATGAGCGTGCGTGTGCGTCGTGTCTACGAACCGCCCCAGCCGGACGACGGGATCCGTGTCCTGGTCGACCGGCTGTGGCCGCGTGGCCTGGCGAAGGACCTGGCCCGCGTGGACGAGTGGCCCAAGGGCCTGACGCCGTCGACGGACCTGCGCCGCTGGTACCACACCGGCGAGCGGCCGTACGAGGAGTTCCGCGGGCGCTACGAGAAGGAGCTCGCCGCTCCCGAGGCGGCCGAACTCCTCGACCATGTAAGGGATCTGGCCACGCAGGGCCGGGTGACGCTGGTGACCGCGGCCAGGGAGCCGGAGACCAGCCATGCCGAGGTGCTGGCCCGCCTCCTCGACGACCGGCACGGCTGAACTCTCCGGCCGCTCCGGCGTGTCCGGGGCGCCGGAGCGGCGGGCAGCGGCCGTTGTCCCTGCGGCCCGCCCGCACCGGCTACGCCGTCTGCCGTGCGGCCGCCCGCCCCGCCGCACGGCCCGAGAAGAGGCAGCCGCCGAGGAAGGTGCCCTCCAGGGCGTTGTAGCCGTGGACGCCTCCGCCTCCGAAGCCCGCGACCTCGCCGGCCGCGTACAACCCCTCGACCGGCCTGCCCCCGCCGTCCAGCGCGCGGGAGTCGAGGTCGGTCTGGATGCCGCCGAGGGTCTTGCGGGTGAGGATGTGCAGCTTGACGCCGATCAGCGGGCCGGCCGCGGGGTCGAGAATGCGGTGCGGGGTGGCGACGCGGCCGAGACGGTCGCCTATGTAGCGGCGGGCGTTGCGGATGCCCTGCACCTGGGCGTCCTTGCTGAAGGAGTGGCCGAGCTGCCGGTCGCGGGCCTCGATCTGGCTCCGGACGGCGGCCGCGTCGAGGAGCGGCTTGTCGGTGAGGGCGTTCATCCGCTCGACGAGCTGCTCCAGGGTCGGGGCGGTCACGAAGTCCGCGCCCTCACGCAGGAAGGCGTCGACCGGGCCGGGGGCGCCCTTGCCCAGGACGCGTTCGCGCAGGAACCCGGTCCGGTCCTTGGCGGTGATGTCGGGGTTCTGTTCGGAGCCCGAGAGCGCGAACTCCTTCTCGATGATCTTCCGGGTGAGGATGAACCAGGAATGGTCGTGGCCGGCGATGTCCTCGGTGGTGCGCAGGTGCTTGAGCGTGCCCAGGGTGTCGTAGCCGGGGAGGCAGGGCTCGGGCAGCCGGCGGCCGAGGGCGTCGAACCACATCGAGGACGGGCCGGGCAGGATGCGGATGCCGTGGCCGTGCCAGACCGGGTCCCAGTTCCGTATGCCCTCGGTGTAGTGCCACATCCGGTCCCGGTTGACCAGTCGCGCGCCCGCGCGCTCGCTGATGCCGAGCATCCGCCCGTCCACGTGGGCGGGGACCCCCGTGACCATCTCGCGGGGCGGGGTGCCGAGCCGCTCGGGCCAGTGCCGGCGGACGATGTCGTGGTCGGCGCCGATGCCGCCGCTGGTGACGATCACGGCCTGGGCGGTGAGCTCGAAGTCACCGATCGCCTCGCGGCTGGAAGCGACGCCGCGCGGGGCGTCGTCCGGGGCCAGGACGACGCCCCGCACTCCGCTCACGGCGCCGTCCCGGACGACCAGTTCGTCGACCCGGTGCCGGTGGTGGAAGGTGAGCAGACCGTCGCGCGAGGCCTGCCGGGCGTGGCCGACGAAGGGTTCGACGACGCCGGTCCCGGTGCCCCAGGCGATGTGGAAGCGGGGCACGCTGTTGCCGTGCCCGTCCGCGCGGAGGTCACCGCGTTCGGCCCAGCCGACGGTGGGCAGGAAGGAGATGCCGTGCCCGGTCAGCCAGGACCGCTTCTCCCCCGCCGCCCACTCGACGTAGGCGCGCGCCCAGCGCACCGCCCAGGTGTCCTCGTCCTCGAGCCGGTCGAATCCGGCGCTGCCCTGCCAGTCGCTCCAGGCGAGCTCGAAGGAGTCCTTGACGCCGAGGCGCCGCTGCTCCGGGGAGCCGACGAGGAACAGCCCGCCGAAGGACCAGAAGGCCTGTCCGCCGAGGTTGGCGGCGTTCTCCTGGTCGACGAGGGCGACTCTGCGGCCCCGGCTGGTCAGTTCGTGGGCCGCGACCAGGCCCGCGAGACCCGCTCCGACGATGACGACATCGGCATCCATGGCGAGAAGTCCCTTCCTCATCCGCGTCGGTGCGCGGCCGGTTCGGCGCTGCCGTCGGTCAGCAACGCGGTCAGCAGTTGTTTCAGCCAGGCGCGGGCGCGCTCGACGTCCCCGTCCAGCAGCAGTTGGGTGGTGACTCCGTCGTACGCGGCGACCACGGCGTGCGCGGCACCCTCGGCGGTGCCGAGAACGGCGGGCAGTTCGGTGTGGCCGCGGGCCCGGCCCAGGTGGTCCGCGATGGCGCCGCGCAGCCTGGCGCGGTGTTCCAGCAGGGCGCGGGAGATCTCCGGGTCACGGGCGGCACGTACGAGGAAGTCGGTCTTCACCAGCAGCCAGTCCCGGTCGAGCAGCAGTACCTCGGTGACGCGGTCCACGGCCGCGGGCACGTCGAGGTCGGGTCCGCCCACGGCGAGGGCACCGGAGACCTGCTCGGCGATCAGCTCGGCGCGCTCCGCGTACAGGGCGAAGAACAACCCGTCCAGGGTGGCGAAGTTCGAGTAGAAGGCGCCCCTGCTGTATCCGGCGGCCTCGCAGACCTCCTCGATGGAGACGTGCCCGAAGCCCTTGGCCGCGAACACGGCGAACGCCGCCCGGAGAAGGTCGGCGCGCGTGCGGACGCGGCGTCTGGTCACCCGCCCGGCCCCGCGCCCCGTGCTGCCGTCCCCGGTCACCCCGTCACCTCCGTTCGATACGTGAACGTATCCGATACACTGGTGTATCCATAGCCCTCGGCGACGGGAACTTCCCGATCCCGGCCGAGCACGCGATGCGCAGGCCCCGCCTGCCCCTGCCGGAAGCCTGTCGTCCTCCCGCTCCGCTCCCCCACACCGGGCCGCACACCTGCGGGGAGGGCCGATGCGCGCAGACTCCGGGCGACCGGTCGGCGGCGGTCAAGTACACCGTGATCGTGGTCTCCTCACCGGCGGTCATTTACACCGTCCATGAGTGCGGGGTGCGCAGAACCCGGGCGACGCGCTTCCTGTTCGGGATGCGCACCGCGTCCCCGGCCCGTCCCGTACCGGCTGCGACACGAACGGAACCGCCCCCTGGCACGACGTCCTGATCTGCTTTCCTGGTGGCTTCCGGCAGGGACGACGGACTCGGAGCGATCATGCGCGCAGAGGTACGGCAGGTGGCCGACGGCACCCACCTGGTGCACGGCTCCCACACCAACTGGGTGATCCTCCAGGAGGGGGGCGCCGTCACACTGATCGACACCGGGTACCCCGGTGACCGCGAGCAGCTCCTCGCCTCCCTCGCGGAGGTGGGCGGTTCACCGGAATCGGTCGCGGCCGTCCTCATCACCCACGCCCACACCGACCATCTGGGCTCCGCCGAGTACCTGCGGGCAACGTACGGCACGCCCGTGTACACGCACGAGGCCGAAGTCCCCCACGCCCGAAGGGACTTCCTCCAGCAGGTGACCGTCGGACAGGTCCTGCGCAACAGCTGGCGGCCGGGTGTGCTGCCCTGGGCACTGCACGTGCTGCGCTCCGGCGGCACGGCACACGTACCGGTCACCGCCCCCGAGCCGTTCCCTCGGTCCGGCCCGCTGGACCTGCCCGGCCGGCCGGTGCCCGTGCACACGCCCGGCCACACCGACGGGCACTGCGTCTTCCATCTCCCGCACCTCGGGGTGGTGGTGTCCGGCGACGCCCTGGTGAGCGCCCATCCCACGTCCCGGCTCGACGGACCGCAGCTGCTGCCCCGCATGTTCCACCACGAGCGGGCCACCGCCCTCGGCTCGCTGGACATCCTGGCCGGGCTGGCGGGCGACCTGACGCTGCCCGGACACGGCCCCGTGCACCGGGGATCCCTGAAGGGTGCGGCGGAGCTGGCCCGCGAACGCGCGCAATAGGGTGAGCGGACGACCACCGGTGTGATCACCACTCCGGAGACGGCCGCCCGCGAGACGAGGACACCCGATCCATGGCCCTGCAGATCAGCGCGACCAACCCGGAGCATCCCGCGCTCCTGCTGGAACTGCCCTGGCACCTGCCGCTCCAGGAATGGCCCGAGCAGTACCTGGTACCGCTGCCGCGCGGCATCTCCCGGCACGTGGTGCGCTACGCCCGCGCCGGCGACGAGGTGATCGCCGTCAAGGAACTCGCCCGGCGGCCCGCACTGCGCGAATACGAGCTGCTGCGCGACCTGGACCGGATCGGCATCCCCGCGGTGGACCCGCTCGCCGTGGTCACCGGCCGCGCGGGCACCGACGGGGAGCCGTTGGAGAGCGTGCTGATCACCCGGCATCTCGGCGGGTCGATGCCGTACCGGTCGATGTTCGAGACGACGCTGCGCCCGGCGACCATGCACCGGCTGATGGACGCACTCGCCGTGCTCCTGGTGCGGCTGCATCTCGCCGGGTTCGCATGGGGCGACTGCTCGCTGTCCAACACTCTGTTCAGACGGGACGCGGGTGCCTACGCCGCCTATCTGGTGGACGCCGAGACCGGTGAGCTGCACCCGGAACTGAGCCCCGGCCAGCGCGCGTACGACCTGGACCTCGCCCGCGTGAACATCAGCGGCGAACTGCTCGACCTGGAGGCCTCCGGAGCGCTGCACCCGTCCGTGGACCCCATCGAGTTCGGCACCGAGATCTGCGCCCGCTACGAAGGTCTCTGGCTGGAGCTGACCCGTACCTCCGTCTACCCGGCGGGCAAGTACCACTACATCGAGCGCCGGATCCGCCGGCTGAACGATCTGGGTTTCGACGTGGCCGAGATGCAGATCGAGCACGCCTCCAACGGCGACACGGTCACCTTCGTGCCGAAGGTCGTCGACGCCGGGCACCACCAGCGCCAGTTGCTGCGCCTGACCGGACTCGACGCCGAGGAGAACCAGGCCAGGCGGCTGCTGAACGACCTGGAGAGCTGGATGGCCACCCAGGACGACCACACCCCCGACGGCGCGCTGCCCGGCGCCCGCCCGGAGGTCCTCGCCCACCGCTGGGTGCGGGAGGTGTTCCGCCCGACCGTGCGTGCCGTGCCGCCCGGACTGCGCGGCGCGATGGACCAGGCGGAGATCTACCACGAACTCCTCGAGCACCGCTGGTACCTGTCCGAGCGGGCCCAGCACGACATCGGTCTCGACACGGTGGTCGAGGACTACATCAGGAACATCCTGCCCGAGGCCCGGGAGACGCTGCGGCCCACGACCGACTGAACCGGGCGGGGCGGCGGCCGGGGCACCGGCGTGGCAGCCACGCCGGGGTCCCGGCGCCCGGGGCCGGCCGGGTCAGTCGTGCGGCACCACCGCCACAGGGCAGTCCGCGTGGTGCAGGACGCCGTGTGCGACCGAGCCGATCCGGGCCCCGACGGCACTGCGGCGCGCGCGGCGGCCGACGACCATCAGCTGGGCCGTGCCGGACACCGACAGCAGCACCTGCCCGGCGCTGCCCATCTCCACCTGCTCGACGACGCGCACCTGCGGATAGCGCTCCCGCAGCGGCGCGAGAGCGTCCGACAGGGACTTCTGCTCGTACGGCTCCAGGCCCCCGGCCTCGTCCATGAGGCGCAGCGTGTCGGGGCTGTAGGCGAACATCGGCGGCAGGGTCCAGGCGCGTACGGCGCGCAGGGTGGCACCCCGCGCGGCGGCGGCCTCGAAGGCGAATTCCAGCGCGGCGGCGCTGTCCTCCGGGTCGCCCTGCTGGCCGACGACGATCTCCCGCCCGGCGACCTCGCCGGACGGCGTGTCCTCGGCCCGCACGAACACCACCGGCCGCCGGGCCCCGACGATCACCTGCTGGCCGACCGAGCCGACCAGGAAGCCCATGATCCGCCCGTGCCCGCGGGAGCCGAGCACCAGCATCTCGGCGTCCGCCGCGGCGCCGGTCAGGACCTCGACGGCGTCCCCCTCCAGGACATCGGTGGTCACCGCGAGAGCGGGGTGCCGTCCGGTGACCTGGCGGACCGACTCGGTCACCGCGTCGCGCACCCACCGCTCCTGGGTGGCGGCGTCGCCGGCGTCGACCGCCTCGTGCGTCTGGAAGCGCCAGGCGTGCACCACCCGCAGCGGGCGCCCCCGGCGGACCGCTTCCCTCGCCGCCCAGGCCAGTCCGGCGAGGCTCTCCCCGGTTCCGTCGACCCCTGCCGTGATCGGGCGCGTCATGCGGTTCCTCCTGTGTCGTGTCCACTACGCACGCTCCAGTCTTCCTTAACCCTCCCGCATGACCTCGACCTGGGATCAGGTAGTGCGGGATGTCCGTGTACGGGCACACCGGCGCCGTCCAGGGCTACTACACCTCTGCGTTCACCTCGAAGGACGGCGGGCGCAGCCTCACCGCGCTCGCCACCACCTCGCACAACGCCCCGGTGATGAACACGATGCTGGGCACGCTGGAGTCCGCCTTCTGCGGCAAGGGGACGGCGGTCCGACGGGGCTCAGCCGCGGCACGGTGGCACGGTGGCACGAGGACAGCATGACGGGAACGCGACCGGGGGGAGCGGAACACACGGGGACGGGGGGCTCGCCCGGCTGACCGCTCCGGGAACCCGCGCCCGCCGCCGGCCGTTGTCCGGACACCCCCACCGGTCCGTGACCCCGACGGACCGCTGACGGCTGACGACGGCAGGGCGGCGTGTTGACATTCTCCCCCTCCTGAAGGAGGGGGATTCCTACGGCTCGCGCCGTGGGGTTTTCTGCTTCGTCGCCGACTGCCCGCCCGGAGAACTCCGTTGAGGTCTTACACCAGCTCCACAGACTGTCACCGAGAGCCCCTCGGCCAGCACATTCTTCGCTGCGTTCACGTCCCGGTCGTGGGTCGTGCCGCAGTCACACGTCCACTCGCGGACGTTCAGTGGCATCTTGCCCCGCAACGTGCCGCACGCGGAGCACAGCTTGGAGGAGGGGAACCAGCGGTCGATGGCAACCAGGTCCCTTCCGTACCAGGCGCACTTGTACTCCAGCATGCCGCGCATCGTGGTCCAGGCCGCATCCGAGATGGCGCGGGCCAGGGAATGGTTCCTGACCATGTTGCGTACGGTCAGATCCTCGATCACGATCGTTTGGTTTTCACGAACGAGACGAGTGGTCAGCTTGTGCAGGACGTCGCGCCTGCGGTCGGCAATGCGGGCATGGACCTTCGCGACCTTACGCCGGGCCTTCGCCCGGTTCGCTCCGTCACCCCTGGCCTTCCTCGCCAGCACCCGTTGGGCCCTGGCAAGACGGGCGCGGTCCTTGCGCTCGAACTTGGAGTTGGTGACCTTCTCCCCGGTGGAGAGCGTCACCAGGCTGGTGATCCCGGCGTCGATCCCGACAGCGTTCGCGGTCTCGGGCATCGGTGCGGGGATGTCGTCACACAGCATCGAGACGAACCAGCGCCCGGCCGCGTCCTGCGACACGGTCACGGTGGACGGCGTCGTACCTTCGGGAAGGGGACGGGACCAGACGATGTCGAGCGGTTCACGCATCTTGGCAAGGGTCAGCCTGCCGTCACGGAAGCGGAAACCGCTGGTGGTGTACTCGGCAGACTTCCGCGACTTCTTACGAGACTTGAAGGTCGGGTACTTGGCCCGCTTCTGCCAGAAGTTCCCGAACGCGCCTTGCAGATGCCGCAGCGTCTGCTGCAACGGCACCGACGACACCTCGGACAGGAAAGCCAGTTCCTCGGACTTCTTCCACGAGGTGAGCATCGCGGAGGTGGCGTTGTAGTTGACCCGCTCCTGACGGAGCGTCCACGCCTCGGACCGTGCGGCGAGCGCCAGGTTGTAGACCTTGCGAACGCACCCGAACGTGCGCGACAGCTCCGCTGCCTGCGCGTCGGTCGGGTAGAAGCGGTACTTGAACGCCCGCTTCACCTGGCTCGTGACCATGCTCACAAACTAGCCGGGCCTCGACTTAAGATCAAACCTGCGGGTCACAGCACTGCAATCCGCCCCGGCGGCGAATCCCAGCTCGTTGCCCTGCTCCGCAGGAGCTGTGTTTCCTCCCCGAGCTAAAGCACGGGGTATCCACACAGGAGGAAGAGATGAGCGAGTTGGTCCCCGGCGGCAATCTGGCCCTTCCTGGCGGCGCGGTGACCGTCCGGGTGCCGGGCCCCTACGACGTGTCCGCGCTGATCACGGACGACGGCGGAAAGGTCGGGGACGACGCCGACTTCGTGTTCTTCAACCAGCCCTTTGCCCCCGGCGCCCGTCTGCACGGCGACACGCTCACCGTCGACCCTGACTCCCTGCGTCCCGGCGCCGTCCGGGTCACGGTGGCCGTCAGTGCCGCCGACCCCGCCGTCCCGCTGGGCGACCTGCCTCCTCCCGTCCTCCGGGTCACCGACGCCGGCGGGCGCTTCCTCGCCCGCTTCTCACCGGCGCGCCCCGGGCAGGAGTCGGTGCTGCTCCTCGCGGAGATCTACCGGCGCGGCGAGGGCTGGAAGCTGCGCGCCCTCGGCCAGGGGTACGCCGACGGACTGGCCGGTCTGGCCCGGGACTTCGGCGTCGACGTGCTCGACGAGACGGAGCCCGGCACGGCCGGGGTTCCGGCTGCGGCGGCGCTGTCGGCCGTCCCCGACCCGGCAGGCTACCTCGGTCCGGTCAACTCCGCTCGGGCCGAAGCCGGTTCGCCTCCGGTCGCACTCGACGCGCGGTTGATGTCGGCGGCCCGTGCCCACGCCGAGGCCATGGCGGCACAGCGGCACCTCGCCGTCGAGAGCCGGGACGGTGTCTCCGTCCATCAGCGGCTCGCCGCCGCCGGATACGCGTATCTCACCGTCGGCGAGCATCTGGTGTCCGGTCCGCGCACCCCCGCCGAGTTCGTCGCCCACTGTCTGAGCAACGAGCCGTCCCGGCGTACCCTGCACGGTCCCGCCTTCACCCACACCGGCCTGGCGCACGCGGGCGGCGACGTCGGTGACGT
Coding sequences within it:
- a CDS encoding cyclic nucleotide-binding domain-containing protein, which produces MTKAIKLLTALPPPQRERMMALAREVSFPEDTRIFEAGTTADRFWVIRSGAVSLDQRVNELQRVTVATLGAGDLLGWSWLFPPHEWDFGAEAFSQVRAYEFDAAAVLRLCEENPALGLTLVRCVAEILAHRLEATRVRLMEQPATRTRGVF
- a CDS encoding LysE/ArgO family amino acid transporter; protein product: MTAALTTAAAGFGTGLSLIVAIGAQNAFVLRQGVRREAVFAVVGICAVSDALLITLGVGGVGALVVAWPGALTAVGWIGGVFLLGYGVLAARRAVRPAGAGLETEGEAVTSRRRAVLTCLAMTWLNPHVYLDTVFLLGSVAADHGPLRWTFGLGAVLASLCWFAVLGFGARLLSRFLARPTAWRVLDGLVAVTMIVLGCTLVAGS
- a CDS encoding LysR family transcriptional regulator ArgP encodes the protein MEDLPLDQVRTLLAVVDEGTFDAAAAALHVTPSAVSQRVKALEQRTGRVLLLRTRPVRPTESGEVLVRLARQVARLERDAYTELGLSPAGEATRVSVAVNADSLATWFLGALTRVPAELRLCFELRREDESHTAALLREGVVMAAVTSSPDAVPGCSVRLLGRMRYLPAAGPEFAARYLTGPLEETLPRAPVVTFDRRDDFQDAFVRRLTRGRTGASTGRHLIPTSEGFAEAVASGLGWGMVPEAQAGPLLRAGRLTVFAPDLAADAPLYWQQWKLDSPALAVVAEAVAATAATALRS
- a CDS encoding WhiB family transcriptional regulator, producing MDDWRTRAACRDEDPDLFFPIGTSGPALLQTEQAKGVCRRCPVQQHCLDWALDTGQPLGVWGGTSETERRALKRRLKARRA
- a CDS encoding DUF488 domain-containing protein; amino-acid sequence: MSVRVRRVYEPPQPDDGIRVLVDRLWPRGLAKDLARVDEWPKGLTPSTDLRRWYHTGERPYEEFRGRYEKELAAPEAAELLDHVRDLATQGRVTLVTAAREPETSHAEVLARLLDDRHG
- a CDS encoding FAD-binding dehydrogenase, whose amino-acid sequence is MDADVVIVGAGLAGLVAAHELTSRGRRVALVDQENAANLGGQAFWSFGGLFLVGSPEQRRLGVKDSFELAWSDWQGSAGFDRLEDEDTWAVRWARAYVEWAAGEKRSWLTGHGISFLPTVGWAERGDLRADGHGNSVPRFHIAWGTGTGVVEPFVGHARQASRDGLLTFHHRHRVDELVVRDGAVSGVRGVVLAPDDAPRGVASSREAIGDFELTAQAVIVTSGGIGADHDIVRRHWPERLGTPPREMVTGVPAHVDGRMLGISERAGARLVNRDRMWHYTEGIRNWDPVWHGHGIRILPGPSSMWFDALGRRLPEPCLPGYDTLGTLKHLRTTEDIAGHDHSWFILTRKIIEKEFALSGSEQNPDITAKDRTGFLRERVLGKGAPGPVDAFLREGADFVTAPTLEQLVERMNALTDKPLLDAAAVRSQIEARDRQLGHSFSKDAQVQGIRNARRYIGDRLGRVATPHRILDPAAGPLIGVKLHILTRKTLGGIQTDLDSRALDGGGRPVEGLYAAGEVAGFGGGGVHGYNALEGTFLGGCLFSGRAAGRAAARQTA
- a CDS encoding TetR/AcrR family transcriptional regulator; the encoded protein is MTRRRVRTRADLLRAAFAVFAAKGFGHVSIEEVCEAAGYSRGAFYSNFATLDGLFFALYAERAELIAEQVSGALAVGGPDLDVPAAVDRVTEVLLLDRDWLLVKTDFLVRAARDPEISRALLEHRARLRGAIADHLGRARGHTELPAVLGTAEGAAHAVVAAYDGVTTQLLLDGDVERARAWLKQLLTALLTDGSAEPAAHRRG
- a CDS encoding MBL fold metallo-hydrolase; translation: MRAEVRQVADGTHLVHGSHTNWVILQEGGAVTLIDTGYPGDREQLLASLAEVGGSPESVAAVLITHAHTDHLGSAEYLRATYGTPVYTHEAEVPHARRDFLQQVTVGQVLRNSWRPGVLPWALHVLRSGGTAHVPVTAPEPFPRSGPLDLPGRPVPVHTPGHTDGHCVFHLPHLGVVVSGDALVSAHPTSRLDGPQLLPRMFHHERATALGSLDILAGLAGDLTLPGHGPVHRGSLKGAAELARERAQ
- a CDS encoding DUF4032 domain-containing protein, encoding MALQISATNPEHPALLLELPWHLPLQEWPEQYLVPLPRGISRHVVRYARAGDEVIAVKELARRPALREYELLRDLDRIGIPAVDPLAVVTGRAGTDGEPLESVLITRHLGGSMPYRSMFETTLRPATMHRLMDALAVLLVRLHLAGFAWGDCSLSNTLFRRDAGAYAAYLVDAETGELHPELSPGQRAYDLDLARVNISGELLDLEASGALHPSVDPIEFGTEICARYEGLWLELTRTSVYPAGKYHYIERRIRRLNDLGFDVAEMQIEHASNGDTVTFVPKVVDAGHHQRQLLRLTGLDAEENQARRLLNDLESWMATQDDHTPDGALPGARPEVLAHRWVREVFRPTVRAVPPGLRGAMDQAEIYHELLEHRWYLSERAQHDIGLDTVVEDYIRNILPEARETLRPTTD
- a CDS encoding universal stress protein translates to MTRPITAGVDGTGESLAGLAWAAREAVRRGRPLRVVHAWRFQTHEAVDAGDAATQERWVRDAVTESVRQVTGRHPALAVTTDVLEGDAVEVLTGAAADAEMLVLGSRGHGRIMGFLVGSVGQQVIVGARRPVVFVRAEDTPSGEVAGREIVVGQQGDPEDSAAALEFAFEAAAARGATLRAVRAWTLPPMFAYSPDTLRLMDEAGGLEPYEQKSLSDALAPLRERYPQVRVVEQVEMGSAGQVLLSVSGTAQLMVVGRRARRSAVGARIGSVAHGVLHHADCPVAVVPHD
- a CDS encoding RNA-guided endonuclease InsQ/TnpB family protein, giving the protein MVTSQVKRAFKYRFYPTDAQAAELSRTFGCVRKVYNLALAARSEAWTLRQERVNYNATSAMLTSWKKSEELAFLSEVSSVPLQQTLRHLQGAFGNFWQKRAKYPTFKSRKKSRKSAEYTTSGFRFRDGRLTLAKMREPLDIVWSRPLPEGTTPSTVTVSQDAAGRWFVSMLCDDIPAPMPETANAVGIDAGITSLVTLSTGEKVTNSKFERKDRARLARAQRVLARKARGDGANRAKARRKVAKVHARIADRRRDVLHKLTTRLVRENQTIVIEDLTVRNMVRNHSLARAISDAAWTTMRGMLEYKCAWYGRDLVAIDRWFPSSKLCSACGTLRGKMPLNVREWTCDCGTTHDRDVNAAKNVLAEGLSVTVCGAGVRPQRSSPGGQSATKQKTPRREP
- a CDS encoding CAP domain-containing protein, producing the protein MSELVPGGNLALPGGAVTVRVPGPYDVSALITDDGGKVGDDADFVFFNQPFAPGARLHGDTLTVDPDSLRPGAVRVTVAVSAADPAVPLGDLPPPVLRVTDAGGRFLARFSPARPGQESVLLLAEIYRRGEGWKLRALGQGYADGLAGLARDFGVDVLDETEPGTAGVPAAAALSAVPDPAGYLGPVNSARAEAGSPPVALDARLMSAARAHAEAMAAQRHLAVESRDGVSVHQRLAAAGYAYLTVGEHLVSGPRTPAEFVAHCLSNEPSRRTLHGPAFTHTGLAHAGGDVGDVYWTALWAVPLTPAGLTRTVKDVADRTNRERVRAGLPPLAVDPLLVTAAQAHSADMVARDFYSHTAPDGSRPWDRAAAAGSARRTIGENIACGQRSAAEVVEGWMNSPGHRANILKPGFTHIGVGFAGGGRAGTYWTQLFGAYDLVRDSRGHQSDSMGPGDPARLLT